A stretch of the Gracilinanus agilis isolate LMUSP501 chromosome 4, AgileGrace, whole genome shotgun sequence genome encodes the following:
- the RPS8 gene encoding 40S ribosomal protein S8 gives MGISRDNWHKRRKTGGKRKPYHKKRKYELGRPPANTKIGPRRIHTVRVRGGNKKYRALRLDVGNFSWGSECCTRKTRIIDVVYNASNNELVRTKTLVKNCIVLVDSTPYRQWYESHYALPLGRKKGAKLTPEEEEILNKKRSKKIQKKYEERKKNAKISPLLEEQFQQGKLLACIASRPGQCGRADGYVLEGKELEFYLRKIKARKGK, from the exons ATGG GGATCTCCCGGGATAACTGGCACAAGCGCCGCAAGACCGGGGGCAAGCGCAAGccctaccacaaaaagcgcaagTATGAGCTGGGTCGGCCGCCCGCCAATACCAAG ATCGGCCCCCGACGCATCCACACAGTGCGAGTCCGAGGAGGCAACAAGAAGTACCGGGCGCTGAGGCTGGACGTGGGCAACTTCTCCTGGGGCTCTGAAT GCTGCACTCGGAAAACTAGGATTATTGATGTGGTCTACAATGCATCCAACAACGAGCTGGTGCGGACCAAGACTTTGGTGAAGAACTGCATCGTGCTTGTGGATAGCACGCCATACCGCCAGTGGTACGAGTCCCACTATGCCCTGCCCTTGGGCCGGAAGAAGGGAGCAAAACTG ACTCCTGAGGAGGAAGAAATCTTAAACAAAAAGCGATCAAAGAAGATTCAGAAGAAATATGAGGAACGGAAGAAGAATGCTAAGATCAGCCCGCTTCTGGAAGAACAGTTCCAGCAGGGCAAGCTTCTGG CCTGCATCGCGTCCAGGCCAGGCCAGTGTGGCCGGGCAGATGGCTATGTACTGGAAGGCAAAGAGCTCGAGTTCTATTTAAGAAAGATCAAGGCCCGGAAGGGTAAATAA